A single genomic interval of Shewanella psychropiezotolerans harbors:
- a CDS encoding CoA pyrophosphatase, with translation MQKNIKPIQLTEFKLRYSLLQAPHESNPDIKDPLRQAAVLIALIQEEGALHVLLTRRPTHLRSHPGQISFPGGKVERGDASLIETALREAAEEIALYPGNVEVIGQYPAMKTFTGFEITPVIGLVKEAFTPKLDPGEVDELFTVPLSYLLQAENRQKQIYQRHGIHHPVYFIRYREHLIWGATAAMINRLCKHLIL, from the coding sequence ATGCAAAAAAATATTAAGCCTATACAATTAACTGAATTTAAACTCAGATATAGCCTCTTGCAAGCCCCTCACGAGTCGAATCCGGATATTAAAGATCCCCTGCGCCAAGCTGCTGTCCTTATTGCCTTAATACAAGAAGAGGGTGCATTGCATGTCTTGCTTACCCGGCGCCCTACTCATCTTAGATCTCATCCGGGACAAATCAGTTTTCCAGGGGGGAAAGTTGAGCGGGGAGATGCTTCTCTTATCGAAACAGCATTGCGAGAAGCCGCGGAGGAGATTGCGCTTTACCCCGGTAATGTAGAAGTGATTGGCCAGTACCCTGCGATGAAAACCTTTACCGGTTTCGAAATAACCCCAGTTATAGGCCTGGTAAAGGAAGCCTTTACCCCTAAACTGGATCCGGGAGAAGTCGATGAACTGTTCACCGTGCCTTTGTCCTATTTATTACAAGCCGAGAATCGTCAAAAGCAGATTTATCAACGCCATGGGATCCATCACCCGGTTTATTTTATCCGTTATCGAGAACACCTTATCTGGGGAGCAACCGCTGCCATGATAAACAGACTCTGCAAGCATCTGATTCTCTAG
- the pabB gene encoding aminodeoxychorismate synthase component I — translation MSFSALQGVSILRLDWKYTTTELFSSLSDIPWAMLLDSASGDHCDSHFDIICLDPIATLVTEGDSTKISRYRTHCLTDSSLSQLNPFDLVKQELTHYFPIPKSSEFPFSGGAMGSFNYDLGRKIEKIPEIAADDIALPLMNIGLYLWALVFDHQEHVWSLVHYGSEEAAQTSLAWLQAKLKIKPKKPEFSLIGDWQPQLTKTDYEAKFDAIQEYIQSGDCYQINLTQRFSAKYQGNEWRAYLKLRESNKAPFSAFIRLPQGALLSISPERFIQLRGKDIQTKPIKGTSPRYSTAAQDQQSATQLRHSAKDRAENLMIVDLLRNDLGKVAKPGSVSVPHLFEIESFPAVHHLVSTVTAQLDAKYDAIDLLKASFPGGSITGAPKIRAMEIIEELEPSRRSLYCGSIGYISQDGQMDTSITIRTLVAIDGIIYCWAGGGIVVDSTAESEYKETYDKVSKILPVLQG, via the coding sequence ATGAGTTTTTCGGCGCTGCAGGGTGTATCAATACTGCGTCTTGATTGGAAATATACCACGACAGAATTATTTTCATCTTTGTCAGATATCCCCTGGGCTATGTTACTCGACTCGGCCAGTGGCGATCACTGTGATAGCCACTTTGACATTATCTGCCTTGACCCTATTGCGACACTTGTCACCGAGGGAGACAGTACAAAAATAAGCCGGTATCGAACTCATTGTCTGACAGACTCAAGCCTTAGCCAGTTAAACCCATTCGACTTGGTTAAACAGGAGTTAACACACTACTTCCCGATACCGAAGTCGAGTGAATTCCCCTTTTCCGGGGGCGCGATGGGTAGCTTCAATTATGATCTAGGACGTAAGATTGAGAAAATCCCCGAAATAGCCGCCGACGATATCGCCCTTCCGCTGATGAACATAGGCTTATATTTATGGGCGCTGGTATTCGATCATCAAGAACACGTCTGGAGCTTGGTGCATTACGGCAGCGAAGAAGCCGCGCAAACCAGTCTGGCTTGGCTGCAAGCTAAGCTGAAAATTAAACCAAAGAAGCCTGAATTCTCCCTTATCGGTGACTGGCAGCCACAACTAACTAAGACTGACTACGAAGCAAAATTTGATGCCATTCAAGAATATATTCAAAGCGGCGATTGCTATCAAATAAACCTGACCCAAAGGTTCTCGGCTAAATATCAGGGCAATGAATGGCGAGCCTACCTCAAACTCAGGGAATCCAATAAGGCTCCCTTCTCCGCCTTCATTCGCCTACCACAAGGTGCGTTATTGTCTATTTCTCCCGAGCGGTTTATTCAGTTAAGAGGGAAAGATATTCAGACTAAGCCCATTAAAGGCACGAGTCCCAGATATTCCACGGCGGCACAAGATCAGCAATCGGCCACACAGCTACGCCATTCAGCGAAAGACAGGGCGGAGAACTTGATGATAGTCGATCTACTTCGTAACGATCTGGGCAAGGTCGCCAAACCGGGCTCGGTATCTGTGCCTCATCTGTTTGAGATTGAAAGCTTTCCAGCCGTGCATCATCTGGTCAGCACAGTCACAGCACAACTCGACGCTAAATATGATGCCATCGACCTGTTAAAAGCCAGTTTTCCGGGCGGCTCGATCACCGGAGCGCCAAAAATCCGGGCGATGGAGATCATAGAAGAGCTTGAACCCTCGAGGAGAAGCCTTTACTGTGGTTCTATCGGTTACATCAGTCAAGACGGTCAGATGGACACCAGCATCACCATACGAACCTTAGTGGCTATAGATGGGATCATTTATTGCTGGGCTGGCGGCGGAATAGTTGTCGACTCGACGGCTGAGAGTGAATACAAAGAAACCTATGACAAAGTCAGTAAAATCCTGCCAGTATTACAGGGTTAA
- a CDS encoding dipeptidyl-peptidase 5 — MKKTAIILAMAGAGVAMSAQASSPQPFKVQDLVKINKLHSSTLSSDGNSIVFGIKKFDAEGKASSDLYIQDLTQMGSEPKQLTFAAGTEHSAAFSADDQSVYFLASRDGSSQLYKLPLTGGEARQVSDLPLDVEGFKLSQDGKQVVLNMRVFPDCQDLKCSEDKFTAEAERKSNGREYKQLMIRHWDTWSDNSRSHLFVAQLNGDKITTAVDVTAGLDTETPPKPFSGMEEVTFTPDGKYVVYSAKAPSKDQAWITNYDLWQVPVTGGDAVNLTESNKAWDAHPTYSADGRYLAYLAMKKPGFEADRYRIMLRDTVTGQEKEVAPLWDRSASSLTFGKDNRTLYVTAQDVGQVTIFEVNTQFGDVKTLYNEGSNSIVGVTADKIIFNHKSLVQPGDLHSINLDGQGLQKLTDINSEKLAKIKFGEFEQFSFKGWNNEEVHGYWIKPSNFKAGTQYPIAFLVHGGPQGSFGNSFSSRWNAQLWAGAGYGVVMIDFHGSTGYGQAFTDSISKDWGGKPLEDLQKGLAAVTKQQKWLDSSRTCALGGSYGGYMMNWIQGNWSDGFNCLVNHAGLFDMRSMYYVTEELWFPEYEFGGTYDENKDLYEKFNPVNYVENWKTPMLIIHGEQDFRVPYGQSLAAFTFMQRKGIPSELLVYPEENHWILNPDNLEQWYANVLGWMDRWTKK; from the coding sequence ATGAAAAAAACTGCAATCATACTCGCTATGGCTGGTGCTGGAGTCGCTATGTCGGCTCAAGCCTCATCACCACAGCCTTTCAAGGTTCAAGATCTCGTTAAAATCAACAAACTTCATTCATCAACTTTATCTAGCGATGGTAACAGCATCGTATTTGGCATCAAAAAATTTGATGCTGAAGGTAAGGCCAGTTCAGACCTTTATATTCAAGACTTGACCCAAATGGGATCGGAGCCGAAGCAACTCACGTTTGCTGCCGGTACCGAACATAGTGCCGCTTTTTCGGCCGACGACCAGTCAGTCTACTTTCTGGCTTCACGTGATGGTTCGAGCCAACTGTATAAGTTACCTCTGACAGGCGGTGAAGCTAGGCAAGTGTCAGACCTACCACTGGATGTGGAAGGCTTTAAACTGTCTCAAGACGGCAAGCAAGTGGTCTTGAACATGCGTGTCTTCCCGGACTGCCAAGATCTGAAATGCTCTGAGGATAAATTCACCGCAGAAGCTGAACGTAAATCCAACGGCCGTGAATATAAACAATTGATGATCCGTCATTGGGATACCTGGAGCGATAACTCCCGCAGTCATCTGTTTGTGGCACAATTGAACGGTGACAAGATCACCACTGCCGTGGATGTCACCGCTGGGCTGGACACGGAAACGCCACCTAAACCTTTCTCCGGCATGGAAGAGGTGACCTTTACCCCTGATGGTAAATATGTGGTTTATAGCGCTAAGGCGCCGAGTAAAGATCAGGCCTGGATCACTAACTATGACTTGTGGCAGGTGCCGGTAACGGGTGGTGATGCGGTTAATTTAACCGAGTCTAACAAGGCGTGGGATGCACATCCGACATATTCTGCCGATGGCCGCTACTTAGCTTATCTGGCAATGAAAAAGCCGGGCTTCGAAGCCGACAGATATCGCATCATGTTGCGTGATACCGTGACGGGCCAGGAAAAAGAAGTTGCGCCCCTATGGGACAGAAGTGCGAGTTCATTGACCTTTGGTAAAGATAATCGAACCTTATACGTCACGGCTCAAGATGTGGGTCAAGTCACCATTTTTGAAGTGAACACTCAATTTGGTGATGTAAAAACCTTATACAACGAGGGCAGCAACAGCATAGTCGGCGTGACGGCGGACAAGATTATCTTCAATCACAAGAGTCTGGTACAGCCAGGTGATCTTCATTCTATCAATTTAGATGGTCAGGGCTTACAAAAACTGACCGATATCAATAGCGAGAAACTCGCCAAGATTAAATTTGGTGAGTTCGAGCAGTTCAGTTTCAAGGGTTGGAATAATGAAGAGGTCCATGGTTACTGGATTAAGCCATCGAACTTCAAGGCTGGCACTCAGTATCCTATTGCGTTTCTGGTTCACGGCGGGCCTCAGGGCTCATTCGGTAATTCATTCAGCAGTCGCTGGAATGCTCAACTCTGGGCCGGTGCGGGTTACGGCGTGGTGATGATCGATTTCCACGGCTCTACCGGCTATGGGCAGGCATTCACCGACTCTATCTCTAAAGATTGGGGCGGTAAGCCACTGGAAGATCTGCAAAAAGGCCTAGCCGCCGTGACCAAGCAACAGAAATGGTTAGATTCTAGCCGTACCTGTGCACTCGGTGGGTCATATGGTGGCTATATGATGAACTGGATCCAGGGTAACTGGAGCGATGGCTTCAATTGTCTGGTTAACCATGCTGGTTTGTTCGATATGCGCTCCATGTATTATGTGACCGAAGAGCTCTGGTTCCCCGAATATGAGTTCGGTGGTACATATGATGAGAACAAGGACTTGTATGAGAAATTCAATCCAGTCAATTACGTAGAGAACTGGAAGACACCTATGTTAATCATTCATGGTGAGCAAGATTTCCGAGTGCCTTATGGACAAAGTCTGGCTGCGTTTACCTTTATGCAGAGAAAAGGCATTCCATCTGAGTTGCTGGTTTATCCGGAAGAGAATCATTGGATCCTCAACCCTGATAACCTGGAACAGTGGTACGCCAATGTCTTGGGTTGGATGGACCGCTGGACTAAAAAGTAA
- the asnS gene encoding asparagine--tRNA ligase, with the protein MSITSVASVFKGEFAIGSQITVRGWVRSRRDSKAGISFLAVYDGSCFDPIQGVVPNSLENYNDEILKLTAGCSVIMTGKVVESPGKGQSFELQVTGVEVAGWVEDPDTYPMAAKRHSIEYLRELAHLRPRTNIIGAVARVRNCLSQAIHRFYHEEGFIWVSTPLITASDCEGAGEMFQVSTLDMENLPRTDEGKVDYSEDFFGKEAFLTVSGQLNAETYACALSKVYTFGPTFRAENSNTSRHLAEFWMVEPEVAFADLDDVAALAEQMLKYCFKAVLEERRDDLEFFAQRVDKTVIERLESFVTSDFAQVDYTDAVEILKNCGKKFEYAVEWGIDLQSEHERYLAEEHFKAPVVVKNYPKDIKAFYMRLNDDGKTVAAMDVLAPGIGEIIGGAQREERLDVLDARLEEMNLSKEDYWWYRDMRRYGTVPHAGFGLGFERLVSYVTGVSNIRDVIPFPRAPKSASF; encoded by the coding sequence ATGAGCATTACATCTGTCGCTTCTGTATTTAAAGGTGAATTTGCGATTGGTTCGCAAATTACCGTTCGCGGTTGGGTAAGATCGCGCCGAGATTCCAAAGCTGGCATCTCTTTTCTTGCCGTTTATGATGGCTCCTGTTTTGATCCTATCCAAGGTGTAGTGCCTAATAGCTTAGAAAATTATAATGACGAAATCTTGAAGTTGACTGCCGGTTGTTCTGTCATCATGACAGGTAAAGTGGTTGAGTCTCCGGGTAAAGGCCAGTCATTTGAGCTGCAAGTCACTGGTGTTGAAGTTGCCGGTTGGGTAGAAGATCCTGACACGTACCCTATGGCTGCTAAGCGTCACTCTATCGAGTATTTGAGAGAGCTGGCACACCTTCGCCCACGTACAAACATTATCGGTGCAGTTGCACGTGTACGTAACTGTTTGTCACAGGCAATACACAGATTCTACCATGAAGAAGGTTTCATCTGGGTATCGACTCCCCTCATAACTGCATCGGATTGTGAAGGTGCTGGTGAGATGTTCCAAGTCTCAACTTTAGACATGGAAAACTTACCCCGTACCGACGAAGGCAAGGTCGACTACAGCGAAGACTTCTTCGGTAAAGAGGCCTTCCTCACCGTCTCCGGTCAGCTTAATGCCGAGACTTATGCCTGCGCATTATCTAAAGTCTATACTTTCGGTCCTACGTTCCGTGCAGAAAACTCAAACACCAGTCGCCATCTGGCCGAATTCTGGATGGTCGAGCCTGAAGTGGCCTTCGCCGATCTCGATGATGTTGCCGCTCTCGCCGAACAGATGCTTAAATACTGCTTCAAAGCCGTACTCGAAGAACGTCGTGATGATCTTGAGTTTTTCGCCCAACGTGTCGATAAAACGGTAATTGAGCGTCTTGAGTCTTTCGTGACGAGTGACTTTGCTCAAGTGGATTACACCGATGCAGTTGAGATCTTGAAAAACTGTGGCAAGAAATTTGAATATGCCGTTGAGTGGGGAATCGATCTGCAATCTGAGCATGAGAGATATCTGGCGGAAGAGCATTTCAAAGCTCCAGTGGTCGTGAAAAACTACCCGAAAGACATCAAGGCCTTCTACATGCGCCTCAACGATGACGGTAAAACCGTTGCCGCAATGGACGTACTTGCACCAGGGATCGGTGAGATCATCGGTGGCGCTCAACGTGAGGAACGTTTGGACGTACTCGATGCACGCCTCGAAGAGATGAACCTGAGCAAGGAAGATTACTGGTGGTATCGTGACATGCGCCGCTACGGTACCGTACCTCATGCAGGTTTCGGTCTTGGCTTCGAGCGTTTAGTCTCATATGTCACAGGCGTGTCCAACATACGCGATGTGATCCCATTCCCTCGCGCACCTAAGTCGGCAAGCTTCTAG
- a CDS encoding fumarate hydratase has translation MSKEVVIKQVDLIESVADSLQYISYYHPKDFVDAMTQAYEREESAAAKDAIAQILINSRMSAEGKRPLCQDTGIVTCFVKVGMAVKWDKTDMTIQQMVDEGVRQAYLNPDNPLRASIVADPAGARKNTRDNTPSVVHIDMIPGNHIEVAIAAKGGGSENKSKMAMLNPSDDIAAWVERTLPTMGAGWCPPGMLGIGIGGTAEKAAVLAKESLMDPVDIHELQQRGAETAEEKLRLDIFERANNLGIGAQGLGGLTTVLDVKIKSLPTHAASKPVVMIPNCAATRHVHFHLDGTGPAELTPPSLEDWPVITREVGENTHRVNLDTVTQAEIEKWKSGDTLLLNGKMLTGRDAAHKRIQTLIESGEGLPEGVDFTGKFIYYVGPVDPVGSEVVGPAGPTTATRMDKFTDLMLEKTGLMGMIGKAERGPATVASIKKHKAVYLMAVGGAAYLVSKAIKKSRVVAFADLGMEAIYEFDVKDMPVTVAVDSKGVNVHETGPAQWKVSLEPAK, from the coding sequence GTGAGTAAAGAAGTTGTCATCAAACAAGTGGATCTCATCGAGAGCGTAGCCGATTCCCTACAATATATCTCTTACTATCATCCTAAGGATTTCGTCGATGCAATGACGCAAGCCTATGAACGTGAAGAGAGCGCTGCTGCAAAAGATGCTATCGCTCAAATCTTGATAAATTCACGTATGTCTGCCGAAGGCAAGAGACCTCTGTGCCAAGACACGGGTATTGTGACTTGTTTCGTCAAGGTCGGTATGGCTGTTAAGTGGGATAAAACAGACATGACCATTCAGCAGATGGTCGATGAGGGCGTAAGACAAGCCTATCTCAATCCAGACAACCCACTGCGTGCATCCATAGTCGCAGATCCAGCCGGGGCACGTAAAAATACCAGAGATAATACGCCATCTGTGGTCCATATCGATATGATACCAGGCAATCACATCGAGGTTGCTATCGCAGCTAAAGGTGGCGGTTCTGAAAATAAATCTAAGATGGCCATGCTAAATCCATCTGATGATATTGCCGCTTGGGTTGAAAGAACCTTGCCAACCATGGGAGCGGGCTGGTGTCCTCCGGGCATGTTAGGTATAGGTATCGGCGGTACAGCTGAGAAAGCGGCCGTTTTAGCGAAAGAATCCTTGATGGATCCGGTCGATATTCACGAACTACAGCAAAGAGGCGCCGAGACGGCCGAAGAAAAGTTACGTCTCGATATCTTCGAGCGTGCCAACAACTTGGGCATAGGTGCACAAGGGCTCGGTGGCTTGACAACCGTCCTAGACGTGAAGATTAAATCACTGCCTACTCACGCGGCGTCTAAGCCTGTTGTCATGATCCCCAATTGCGCCGCGACGCGGCATGTACATTTCCATCTTGATGGCACTGGACCTGCGGAATTAACGCCGCCTTCTCTGGAAGACTGGCCTGTGATCACCCGTGAAGTGGGGGAGAACACACACAGGGTCAACCTAGATACCGTGACACAAGCCGAGATAGAAAAGTGGAAGAGTGGTGATACCTTGCTCCTCAACGGTAAGATGCTGACGGGTCGCGATGCGGCTCATAAACGCATTCAGACCCTTATCGAATCCGGTGAAGGGCTTCCCGAAGGCGTCGACTTTACCGGTAAGTTTATCTATTACGTCGGTCCGGTCGATCCTGTGGGCAGTGAAGTTGTCGGCCCTGCGGGTCCTACAACGGCGACCCGCATGGATAAGTTTACCGATCTAATGCTAGAGAAAACTGGCTTGATGGGCATGATAGGTAAGGCCGAACGTGGCCCTGCCACCGTTGCATCAATCAAGAAGCACAAGGCTGTGTATCTTATGGCTGTTGGCGGCGCGGCTTATCTGGTGTCTAAAGCCATTAAGAAGTCACGTGTGGTAGCCTTTGCCGACTTAGGCATGGAAGCTATCTATGAGTTCGATGTTAAAGATATGCCAGTCACAGTGGCGGTTGACTCCAAGGGCGTGAATGTTCATGAAACCGGTCCTGCACAATGGAAAGTGAGCCTGGAACCCGCGAAATAA